The window TTAAGGAAGGGGCGTTTCGACGAAATTTTCTTTGTGGATCTCCCCAACGAAGAAGAGCGCAAAGCTATTTTCAAGATTCATCTTCAGAAGCGCCGCCGCGACATTTCTCGGTTTGATATCGAGCAACTTGTGAAGGTCTGTGATGGATTTTCTGGGGCCGAGATTGAGCAAGGGCTTATTTCTGCAATGTACGAAGCATTTGCTCAAGGTCGGGAATTCACCCAATTAGATATTATTGCTGCGATTCGGGCAACGTTGCCCTTGTCTAAGACGATGAACGAACAAGTGACGGCCCTGCGCGATTGGGCACGTCAACGCGCACGTCCTGCAGCAGCCTCCGTCGCTGAATATCAGCGCATGGAGTTTTAAGGCTTTTTCCTCAGTTTGCTGAGGAAAAGGGCTAGCGAGCTCGCTAGCAGCTACAACCGAAGATAATTAGAGGCTTTCTTTCTCTGGTTGTCTTCTCTCTCTCAAACCTCGTTGTCTCTCTCAAGTTCTCTTCAGGAGGAAACATTATGTCTCACTTCAGCACTCTGCGCACGAAAGTGGCCGACGCTGAGATTCTTAAGCAGTCTCTGTGTGACCTGGGCATCTCGGTAAAGACCGAGGCTGATGTCCGGGGTTATAACGGTCAGCGTGTTCGTGCCGACATTGTGGCTGTTTTGGAAGGCGAATATGATCTGGGCTGGTCTCGCAATGCCGATGGCAGCTTTGATCTGATTGCTGACCTTTGGGGTGTCGCTAAGAAGCACAACCAGACTGAATTGATCAACTCTATCAACCAGAAGTACGCAGTTAACAAGACCTTAGCGGAAGTTAAGCGTCCTGGCCTACAGAACGCTAACGTGAAGCTGGTGCTTCAGTAAGCCTATACCGCGTTCCCAGATGTTTGGGCTGACCTGTTTCTAAGGTCAGCCCATTTTTTATGAGACAAGCACGCCTGCAAGAGCCTCGTTCATACAGCAGCAATCGATGTGATCACCGTACTCAAATCACTGAAGCATTGTCAGACAGCGGCATTCTCCCATGGGATTTTCTACACTCAGAAACAAACCGCTCATGCTTTCATCCAGAGATCGTTAAATCTCTCATTGCGAAAATTACAGGCTTATCCTCTAATGCCTTAGGTTGAACAGGATACTTAACTCGATCAATACGCTCACCCGCTGCGTTATAGAGCGAAATTGTTCCGCCTCGATTACCTAGCTGAATGGGAGAGAGTGGCCCGATCTGCATTGCCTCCCCTGGCCCTAACACCCCTCCAATCATCAACTCATCTTGTGGATCTTTTAAGCGCCAGCCTTGAAAATCTACCCGCTGGTTGGAAAGATTGATAATGGAAATCCATTCACCCAAGGTTTCATCTCCTGAGGCGTTAACTAGAGCTGCAGCAATAAAAATAGGGACTTCCTCATCACGAACGGTCTCCCGTTGGTCGTCCATGCTAATCATTTCGTCTGGTGCATCAACCTCGATATGTTCAGGGAAGTGATTCACATTTAGATCCGTCACAGCTCGCGGATTTTCATTAAAAAATAGCGGGTTATTGTCTGGTAGCTGTTGTGGAAATATCAAGCCGGTTTTCTCTTCAATCTCTGTAATGGAAACTTGATAACGCTGGAAGTTAAACAGCCGTTTTCCCCGTTTATCTCGCAAGGCCTCCTCATCTTGCAT is drawn from Leptolyngbya sp. SIO1E4 and contains these coding sequences:
- a CDS encoding DUF1257 domain-containing protein; amino-acid sequence: MSHFSTLRTKVADAEILKQSLCDLGISVKTEADVRGYNGQRVRADIVAVLEGEYDLGWSRNADGSFDLIADLWGVAKKHNQTELINSINQKYAVNKTLAEVKRPGLQNANVKLVLQ